The Couchioplanes caeruleus nucleotide sequence GACGGCGGCACCCTGGGCGCCTTCCAGAACGCCGACGGCAGCGCGCCGACGTGGCCCGTCTCCGGCGGCTCGGCCGAGGTGCTCGGCGGCGACCTGCGGACCAAGCAGACGTACGGGGACTTCAAACTGCACGCCGAGTTCTGGCTGCCCAACCTGCCCGCCGACGTGACCGGCCAGCAACGGGCCAACAGCGGCATCTACCTGCAGGACCGATACGAGCTGCAGGTGCTCGACACGTACGGCAAGGCCGCCCTCGCCAACGACGAGTGCGCGGCGATCTACCAGAAACGGGCGCCGTCCTCGAACGCGGGCACGGCGCCGGAGACCTGGCAGACGTACGACGTGACGTTCCGCGCGGCGCGCTACAACGGCTCGACGAAGACGGAGAACGCCCGCGTCACCGTGGTGTGGAACGGCACCACCGTGCACAACAACGTCGAGATCGACGGACCGACGGGCAACGGGGCCGCGGAGGGACCGGCGTACGCACCGATCCGCCTGCAGGACCACGGCGACCCCGGGGCGAACGTGCGCTACCGCAACCTCTGGATCGAACCGGCCTGATCCCACCCGCCGGCATGGGAGGGGCCGGTCCGCCGGCCCCTCCTCCGGAGTGACGGAGAATATCCTCGCGTCATGCGGTTCCTTCTCACGTCGTCAGGCATCAGCAACCCGAGCATCGCCGACGCGCTCGTCGACCTGCTGGGCAAGCCGGTCGACCAGGCCACGGCCCTGTTCATTCCCACCGGCGTCTACGCCTTCCCCGGCGGGGCGCACCGGGCGTGGACGGCCATTCACGGCCACGCCACGATCCCGCTGTGCCGGCTGGGCTGGAAGTCGCTGGGGTTGTTGGAGCTCACCGCGCTGCCGACCATCCGGGAAGAGAACTGGGTCCCGGCGGTCCGCGAGGCCGACGCCCTCCTCGTCTGGGGCGGCGACGTGCTCTATCTGACCCACTGGCTGCGCCGGTCGGGGCTGGCAGATCTCCTGCCGTCGCTGAACGACACGGTCTACGTCGGGGTGAGCGCCGGGAGCATCGCGGTCACCCCGTACAACTGCGACGCCGAATTCAACCTCGGCTTCGTGCCCGACGGCAGCGACATGGCGCAGGGCGCGGACCGGGCGCTGGGACTGGTCGATTTCACGCTGTACCCGCACCTCAACCACCCGGACATGGCGGACGCCCAGCTGTCCGCCATCCGGACGTGGGCGTCCGGCATCCCGGTCCCGACCTACGCGATCGACGACAACACCGCCATCAAGGTCGTCGACGGCGCGGCCGAGGTCATCTCCGAAGGCGACTGGGAACTGATCCGTCCCTGACCGGTGCCTACGCTGGGTGCGTGTCCACCCGTTCCCTGCGCCGTGTCGCGGTCCTCGTGCTCGAGGGGGCCAAACCCCTCGACGTGGGCATCCCGGCCCAGGTGTTCACGACCCGGGCGAGCATGCCGTACGAGGTACGGGTGTGCGGCCCGGCGCCCGGCCTCGTCACCGGCGGCGACGGGCTCTCGTACCACGTCGCCGACGGCCTCGACGCGCTCACCCGGGCCGACATCGTCTTCATCCCCGGCTACCGCTTCCCGGACCGCGACGACCCACCCCCGGCCGTCGTCTCGGCGCTGATCGACGCCCACACCCGCGGCACCCGCCTCGCCGCCATCTCGACCGGAGCGTTCGCGCTGGCCGCCACGGGCCTGCTGGACGGCAAGCGGGCCACGACCCACTGGCACTACACCCGCGCCCTCGCCGCGAAACACCCCGGCATCCGGGTCGACGAGAACGTCCTGTTCGTCGACGAGGGCGGCGTCCTCACCTCGGCGGGGGCGGCCTCCGGCATCGACCTGTGCCTGCACATCCTCCGCGGCGACCTGGGCGTGGCCGCATCGAACCACGCGGCCCGCCGGCTGGTGGCCGCCCCCTACCGCAGCGGAGGCCAGGCCCAGTACGTCCCCCGCAGCGTCCCCGAGCCTCTGGGCGAACGCTTCGCCGCCACCCGCGAATGGGCGCTGCACCGGCTCGGCAAACCCCTCACCCTGGAGACCCTGGCCCGCCACGCGGCGGTCTCCCCCCGGACGTTCTCCCGCCGCTTCGTCGAGGACACCGGCCACACGCCGATGCAGTGGGTGCTGCGCGCCCGCATCGACATGGCCCGCGAACTGCTCGAACGGTCGCAACGCAGCATCGAGCAGATCGCCGCGGACGTCGGGCTGGGCACGGGGGCGAACCTGCGTCTGCACTTCCAGCGCATCCTCGGCACAACACCGAGCGAATACCGCCGCACCTTCGCCAACGGCGAGTGACCGTCAGCCGGCGGTCGGAGGAACCGGCGCGCTCGGAACCGGCGCGCTCGGCAACCGGCGCGCTCGGCGGTCGGCGCGCTCGGCGGTCGGCGCGGGCGGTGCGCTCGGCGGTCGGCGCGGTCGGTGCGCGCGGCGGTCGGCGCGGTCGTGCGCTCGCCGGTCGGCCGCTCGGCGGTCACTATGGAAGGAACTGTTCCTGGACCTT carries:
- a CDS encoding Type 1 glutamine amidotransferase-like domain-containing protein; this encodes MRFLLTSSGISNPSIADALVDLLGKPVDQATALFIPTGVYAFPGGAHRAWTAIHGHATIPLCRLGWKSLGLLELTALPTIREENWVPAVREADALLVWGGDVLYLTHWLRRSGLADLLPSLNDTVYVGVSAGSIAVTPYNCDAEFNLGFVPDGSDMAQGADRALGLVDFTLYPHLNHPDMADAQLSAIRTWASGIPVPTYAIDDNTAIKVVDGAAEVISEGDWELIRP
- a CDS encoding GlxA family transcriptional regulator, which encodes MSTRSLRRVAVLVLEGAKPLDVGIPAQVFTTRASMPYEVRVCGPAPGLVTGGDGLSYHVADGLDALTRADIVFIPGYRFPDRDDPPPAVVSALIDAHTRGTRLAAISTGAFALAATGLLDGKRATTHWHYTRALAAKHPGIRVDENVLFVDEGGVLTSAGAASGIDLCLHILRGDLGVAASNHAARRLVAAPYRSGGQAQYVPRSVPEPLGERFAATREWALHRLGKPLTLETLARHAAVSPRTFSRRFVEDTGHTPMQWVLRARIDMARELLERSQRSIEQIAADVGLGTGANLRLHFQRILGTTPSEYRRTFANGE